Proteins co-encoded in one Pseudostreptobacillus hongkongensis genomic window:
- a CDS encoding baseplate J/gp47 family protein, which yields MIDFRSLKIPTLEEERTRLLAKIPDNFYKDEGSIFYDVMSVIADENIALYSLIKEIFENSFGLTATSQYLDWKCAEVGIERKEGIKARGRVKIYGNTGTKIPFNSILLCDELQFITLVDSVIGDNRELEVEVEAIEIGAKYNILENRINKLGIPISGVERVTNIDPFINGADIETDEILRKRYLEKVREQATSGNAYHYKQWALSVDGIGQAKVYPLWNGAGTVKVILVSSTGQNVTNDKLNEVKKYIELKKPIGADVTVVNAVTKAINISVTIQKSNLIDLEVIKNQVTNSINKYLSDINLNGGKVSYGKVSSILYDTNGIQDYSNFRLNNGTDSITIAEDQIAVLGSVTLNV from the coding sequence ATGATAGATTTTAGAAGTTTAAAAATTCCAACTTTAGAAGAAGAACGAACTAGACTTTTAGCTAAAATTCCTGATAATTTTTATAAAGACGAGGGAAGTATATTTTATGATGTAATGAGTGTAATTGCAGATGAAAATATAGCTTTATATTCTTTGATAAAAGAAATTTTTGAAAATTCATTTGGACTAACTGCAACTAGTCAATATTTAGACTGGAAATGTGCAGAAGTTGGAATTGAAAGAAAAGAGGGAATAAAAGCAAGAGGAAGAGTTAAAATTTATGGAAATACAGGAACTAAAATTCCATTTAACTCAATACTTTTATGCGATGAACTTCAATTCATTACTTTAGTTGATTCCGTTATTGGAGATAATAGAGAACTTGAAGTTGAAGTAGAAGCTATTGAGATTGGTGCTAAATATAATATTTTAGAAAATAGAATAAATAAACTTGGTATACCTATTTCAGGAGTTGAAAGAGTAACGAATATAGATCCTTTTATAAATGGAGCAGATATTGAAACTGATGAAATACTAAGAAAACGTTATTTAGAGAAAGTTAGAGAACAGGCAACAAGTGGTAATGCTTATCATTATAAGCAATGGGCCTTGTCAGTTGACGGTATAGGTCAAGCTAAAGTATATCCTTTGTGGAATGGTGCAGGTACAGTAAAAGTTATTTTAGTTAGTTCTACTGGACAAAATGTTACAAATGATAAATTAAATGAAGTTAAAAAATATATTGAACTTAAAAAACCTATTGGAGCAGATGTAACAGTAGTAAATGCAGTAACTAAAGCTATTAATATTTCTGTTACTATTCAAAAAAGTAATTTAATTGATTTAGAAGTAATTAAAAATCAAGTAACTAATTCTATAAATAAATATCTTTCTGATATAAATTTAAACGGTGGTAAGGTTTCTTATGGTAAAGTATCTTCTATATTATATGATACAAACGGTATACAAGATTATAGCAATTTCAGATTAAATAATGGAACTGATAGTATTACAATTGCAGAAGACCAAATTGCAGTATTAGGGAGTGTGACTTTAAATGTATAA
- a CDS encoding DUF2634 domain-containing protein — protein MGILPKILENKDNSIEEFEENELGLDTYIVDFKNKKMRYQNGIPFVDDFELAIKMYIQKLLLTELKKWKFHQNYGTNYVDLTYGKKLHRVIIKNEIERNLKEQLLKYPDIISVEKIKIVQNYKTLKIDFNVILINNNILEWKEEIAI, from the coding sequence ATGGGAATATTACCAAAAATCTTAGAAAATAAAGATAATAGTATAGAAGAATTTGAAGAAAATGAATTAGGATTAGATACATATATAGTTGATTTTAAAAATAAAAAAATGAGGTATCAAAACGGGATACCTTTTGTAGATGATTTTGAATTAGCTATTAAAATGTATATACAAAAATTACTTTTAACAGAATTAAAAAAATGGAAATTTCATCAAAATTATGGGACCAACTATGTTGATTTAACATACGGTAAAAAGTTGCATAGAGTTATAATAAAAAATGAGATTGAAAGAAATTTAAAAGAGCAATTATTAAAATATCCTGATATTATTTCAGTTGAAAAAATTAAAATAGTACAAAATTACAAAACTTTAAAAATTGATTTTAATGTAATTTTGATAAATAATAACATTTTAGAATGGAAGGAGGAAATTGCTATATGA
- a CDS encoding DUF2577 family protein: MKEENPYTGFANMFKENENKTYLGAMLAEVVSPLPNLKLKLLNGAMELDHEIEGDNIFIARSITNRIDIDVTFKDFESQKNVHKIKDGIKLAFKKFKALGGKFIHPTLQPPTIIEIESPAGNFDELSSELEQKKKGKYKMQTLVSLKAGEKVLVIPNETEDQWFIVDVLEPLKEVQLEWEYYQKS; this comes from the coding sequence ATGAAAGAAGAAAACCCTTATACAGGCTTTGCAAATATGTTTAAAGAAAATGAAAATAAAACATATTTAGGAGCAATGCTTGCAGAAGTTGTATCACCTCTGCCAAATTTAAAACTTAAGCTTTTAAATGGAGCTATGGAACTTGACCACGAAATTGAGGGTGATAATATTTTTATCGCTAGAAGTATTACTAATCGAATTGATATAGATGTAACTTTTAAAGATTTTGAAAGTCAGAAAAATGTGCATAAAATCAAAGATGGTATTAAACTAGCATTTAAAAAATTTAAGGCATTGGGTGGTAAATTTATACATCCAACATTACAACCCCCAACTATAATAGAAATTGAATCACCTGCAGGTAATTTTGATGAACTTAGTTCTGAACTTGAACAGAAGAAAAAAGGTAAGTATAAAATGCAAACTTTAGTAAGTTTAAAAGCAGGTGAAAAGGTACTTGTTATACCTAATGAAACTGAGGATCAGTGGTTTATAGTTGATGTGCTTGAACCTTTAAAGGAGGTGCAATTAGAATGGGAATATTACCAAAAATCTTAG
- a CDS encoding XkdQ/YqbQ family protein, which yields MIEVKLNGKNITQLVSSLSFENSIDSLATTVSFSVPFHKKTDFYIEIEVGDKIEISKDSKNIFKGMVVETSINDVTMNLKAMDIGFYLNKNKVLKQVRNTSGNQAIKSICSEIGIPIEVKGLDIKINKVYKTETIADIINDIIKQDTQQSKKEYCIYVLDNKVYVDFQGENEVDISFKLSDKHILKESGAIINQTSTYNIEDLKNSVLVVSNDSNSILQLAKAEENDSISKYGKLQEVIELEAKEVAKAKDVALNTIKISGKIKEELSVEIVTDKYIFSGQSLKLNNKKYLIKSTNFNYLKDRFNGTVNLKEMV from the coding sequence ATGATAGAAGTTAAATTAAATGGTAAAAATATTACTCAGTTAGTTAGTTCACTTTCTTTTGAGAATTCTATTGATAGTTTAGCTACAACTGTAAGCTTTAGTGTCCCTTTTCATAAAAAGACAGATTTTTATATAGAAATAGAAGTTGGAGATAAAATTGAAATTTCTAAAGATAGTAAAAATATTTTTAAAGGTATGGTTGTTGAAACTTCTATAAATGATGTTACTATGAATTTAAAAGCTATGGATATTGGCTTTTATTTAAATAAAAATAAAGTTCTTAAACAAGTTAGAAATACTTCAGGAAATCAAGCTATAAAGTCAATCTGTTCTGAAATTGGTATACCTATTGAAGTTAAAGGACTAGATATTAAAATAAATAAAGTATATAAAACTGAAACTATTGCGGATATTATAAATGATATTATTAAGCAGGATACTCAACAATCAAAAAAAGAATATTGTATATATGTATTGGATAATAAAGTTTATGTTGATTTTCAAGGAGAAAATGAAGTTGATATAAGCTTTAAATTATCTGATAAACATATATTAAAAGAAAGTGGAGCTATAATCAATCAAACTAGTACATATAATATAGAAGATTTAAAAAACTCTGTATTAGTAGTTAGTAATGATAGTAATTCAATTCTTCAACTTGCAAAAGCAGAAGAAAATGATAGTATTTCTAAATATGGTAAATTGCAAGAAGTTATAGAACTTGAAGCTAAAGAAGTTGCAAAAGCTAAAGATGTTGCTTTAAATACTATCAAAATAAGTGGGAAAATAAAGGAAGAATTAAGTGTTGAAATTGTTACAGATAAATATATATTTAGTGGGCAGTCTTTAAAATTAAATAATAAAAAGTATCTAATAAAATCAACTAACTTTAACTATTTAAAAGATAGATTTAATGGAACAGTAAATTTAAAGGAGATGGTATAA
- a CDS encoding phage tail tube protein — translation MAINKGDRQAISTKYGEIFINNERVQEVVSAEIKVSVEYGDIEVAGDPSKYRKYLGNEVSGTITIKKIDSKFSKIISEMIKNRYAPEINAQFVLSDNAFSGSEAVALYGVTFDEILLMKIQSGETFEQEIPFKAESFEMLEYME, via the coding sequence ATGGCAATAAATAAAGGAGATAGACAAGCTATTTCAACAAAATATGGAGAAATTTTCATTAATAATGAAAGAGTTCAAGAGGTTGTTTCTGCAGAAATTAAGGTTTCTGTTGAGTATGGAGATATTGAAGTTGCAGGAGATCCAAGCAAATATAGAAAGTATTTAGGAAATGAAGTTTCTGGTACTATTACGATAAAAAAAATTGATTCTAAATTTAGTAAAATCATTTCTGAAATGATTAAAAATAGATATGCACCTGAAATTAATGCACAATTTGTGCTTTCTGATAATGCTTTTAGTGGGTCAGAAGCGGTTGCTTTATATGGAGTTACTTTTGATGAAATTCTATTAATGAAAATTCAATCGGGAGAAACTTTTGAACAAGAAATACCATTTAAAGCAGAAAGTTTTGAAATGTTAGAATATATGGAATAG
- a CDS encoding phage tail sheath C-terminal domain-containing protein, with the protein MATSQVTPQINIKFLEDVANSVKMQPRGHVVLILNDSTLTDNIKIFKKISEVEGLTAENIQYVKDVFVGGSAKVTILNIRDTFTIDKAIKALDNIKANYVGVLSAETLHHTALSKYIKATDKALRTLKGVTYKINNQDCMHLINIVNENVVFNDERGTQDGWKVIPYILGVLAGMPLTRGATNFNLTELASVTNVDDVEAEAKKGNFVLNFDGEKVKVVAGINTLTTVDRDHSEAMKSVVVLEAMDLIRDDIEANFKLYIGGYKNTYSVQMMILTSIKAYFKELTRLEVLDPEFNNNITQDVQAMRLYWESKGQDMSKLSDGDVRKRTCGKNVYFVASIKILEVIENFDLKVFLTV; encoded by the coding sequence ATGGCAACAAGTCAAGTAACACCGCAGATTAATATTAAATTTTTAGAAGATGTTGCAAATTCTGTGAAAATGCAACCAAGAGGGCATGTAGTTTTAATATTAAATGATTCGACATTAACAGATAATATTAAAATTTTTAAAAAAATTAGTGAAGTTGAGGGCTTAACTGCAGAAAATATTCAATATGTAAAAGATGTTTTTGTTGGTGGAAGTGCTAAAGTAACAATTTTAAATATTAGAGATACTTTCACAATTGATAAAGCAATTAAAGCATTAGATAATATAAAAGCTAACTATGTTGGTGTATTATCTGCAGAAACATTACATCACACTGCATTATCTAAGTATATTAAAGCAACTGATAAAGCTTTAAGAACATTAAAAGGTGTAACCTATAAAATAAATAATCAAGATTGTATGCATTTAATTAATATAGTTAATGAAAATGTAGTATTTAATGATGAAAGAGGAACTCAAGATGGTTGGAAAGTTATACCATATATTTTAGGAGTTTTAGCAGGTATGCCTTTAACTCGTGGAGCAACTAATTTTAATCTTACAGAGCTTGCAAGCGTTACAAATGTAGATGATGTTGAAGCTGAAGCTAAAAAAGGTAATTTTGTACTTAATTTTGATGGTGAAAAAGTTAAGGTAGTTGCAGGAATTAACACTTTAACTACTGTAGATAGAGACCATTCAGAAGCAATGAAGTCAGTAGTAGTGTTAGAAGCAATGGACTTAATTAGAGATGATATAGAAGCTAATTTTAAGCTTTATATTGGTGGTTACAAAAATACTTATTCAGTTCAAATGATGATACTAACATCAATAAAAGCATACTTTAAAGAGCTTACTAGATTAGAAGTTTTAGATCCTGAATTTAATAACAATATAACTCAAGATGTACAAGCTATGAGATTATATTGGGAGAGTAAAGGTCAGGATATGTCAAAATTATCAGATGGAGATGTAAGAAAAAGAACATGTGGTAAAAATGTGTATTTTGTAGCAAGTATAAAAATATTAGAAGTAATAGAAAACTTTGATTTAAAAGTATTCTTAACGGTTTAA
- a CDS encoding phage tail terminator family protein: protein MITDLIKAINDRLKNFSDIPIISQDIDKNNVYPCFKVKIIDFYTELKSQTMIEYKSSVSVNYYPKTDLDNRIEFLKIQNMLATIFMIGVGKWYINQLEVIDHETFISCNVDYIRVDVYDEPISVSKLNEEIKISKKYTDYIEEINLKEENIDGNKSSNTAD from the coding sequence ATGATAACAGATTTAATAAAAGCTATTAATGATAGGTTGAAAAATTTCAGTGATATACCTATAATTTCACAGGATATTGATAAAAACAATGTTTATCCTTGTTTTAAAGTGAAAATTATAGATTTTTATACTGAACTAAAATCACAGACTATGATTGAGTATAAAAGTTCTGTATCAGTTAATTATTATCCTAAAACTGACTTAGATAATAGAATAGAATTTTTAAAAATTCAGAATATGCTAGCTACTATATTTATGATAGGTGTTGGTAAATGGTATATTAATCAGTTGGAAGTTATAGACCACGAAACTTTTATAAGTTGTAATGTAGATTATATTAGAGTTGATGTGTATGATGAGCCTATTTCAGTTTCTAAATTAAATGAAGAAATTAAAATAAGTAAAAAATACACAGATTATATAGAAGAAATAAATTTAAAGGAGGAAAATATAGATGGCAACAAGTCAAGTAACACCGCAGATTAA
- a CDS encoding HK97 gp10 family phage protein: MEFDFKDNSSELVKELLKVSQNTPKLLKKEFRKVGKNAAKTIRKEAKKLVGKTNRPDSLKHKSYHKRFKGSKVWEDIDGSLNVSAYNSAPHAHLIEYGHRKVNRNGVTKGFVEGLYPIKRGANKYLHSEFERDINNIITKAIEKGGLK, translated from the coding sequence ATGGAATTTGATTTTAAAGATAATTCAAGTGAGCTAGTAAAAGAATTACTTAAAGTTTCACAAAATACACCTAAACTTTTAAAGAAAGAGTTTAGAAAAGTTGGTAAAAATGCAGCTAAAACAATTAGAAAAGAGGCTAAAAAACTTGTAGGTAAAACTAATAGACCGGATAGTTTAAAACACAAATCTTATCATAAAAGATTTAAAGGCTCTAAGGTTTGGGAAGATATAGACGGATCATTAAATGTAAGTGCTTATAATAGTGCACCTCATGCTCATTTAATTGAGTATGGTCATAGAAAAGTAAATAGAAATGGAGTAACTAAAGGTTTTGTAGAGGGCCTTTATCCTATAAAAAGGGGTGCTAATAAGTATTTACATAGTGAATTTGAAAGAGATATTAATAATATAATTACAAAAGCAATTGAGAAAGGTGGTTTAAAATGA
- a CDS encoding phage head completion protein produces MNITNRLNRKIELYNYTNITNFVGELSYSYTLFKSIYAQVLPISNKINDLNLESEKIDSQYKFVIRKKSFNGITVNTRIKFEDKEFKIDYWNIDYKNNEYVEIFATLDKGNENNGI; encoded by the coding sequence ATGAATATAACTAATAGATTAAATAGAAAAATAGAATTGTATAATTATACAAATATAACTAATTTTGTGGGTGAGCTATCTTATAGTTACACCCTTTTTAAATCTATATATGCACAAGTGTTACCAATTTCAAATAAAATTAATGATTTAAATTTAGAAAGTGAAAAAATTGATAGTCAATATAAGTTTGTTATTCGTAAAAAATCCTTTAATGGAATTACTGTAAATACTCGTATTAAGTTTGAAGATAAAGAATTTAAAATCGATTATTGGAATATTGATTATAAGAATAATGAATATGTTGAGATTTTTGCAACTTTAGATAAAGGAAATGAAAATAATGGAATTTGA
- a CDS encoding head-tail connector protein, producing MNLDLIKSYLRIDFEEDDVLLEMMYNTADLFLIGAIKNWNLIKDNVNYTDKVKILLAAVIQNLYDNRGLGVKEPSLDKVMSSLIHQLDLLNEEDLK from the coding sequence ATGAACTTAGATTTAATAAAATCATATTTAAGAATAGATTTTGAAGAAGATGATGTATTACTTGAAATGATGTATAATACTGCAGATTTATTTTTAATCGGTGCAATTAAAAACTGGAATTTGATAAAAGATAATGTTAATTATACAGATAAAGTGAAAATTCTCTTGGCAGCAGTCATTCAAAATTTATATGATAATAGAGGGCTTGGAGTTAAAGAACCAAGTTTAGATAAAGTTATGAGTTCATTAATACATCAACTTGATTTGTTAAATGAGGAAGATTTGAAATGA
- a CDS encoding phage major capsid protein — MNKLQEKIAFYNALIDEVKALQETDNIETIKNKMTEIETLKDEIEVLNKTRELQIIETLKNSETKEEKGDKMGRIYDENVLKRMLRNKATAEDLEVYNAYTGQKEGTPSLGGYLVPETQLEELYLYKRSLTNLASYVNVVNVSTPKGSMPLEVLATDKLSDITEGEAIPMSSVNFGQTKWETHDFGDMMAVTNFLLDDTNYDLMGYLKTRIGKKSVNTSNAKIIDLLKTLPNPITGTKATGLDTLDEAIIKGLDPVFRYDGIILTNQSGRLYLETLVDKQGRSLLSESYTKPGVKEFRGLTLVEVSDELLPNEASNLTPFFIGDMKALITRFELKGLELAVSTEAGFTNNTTVLRAIERFDTKIIDNQAMKYVKITTK; from the coding sequence ATGAATAAATTACAAGAAAAAATCGCTTTTTATAATGCTTTGATAGATGAAGTGAAAGCGTTACAAGAAACAGACAATATAGAAACTATTAAGAATAAAATGACAGAAATTGAAACTTTAAAAGATGAAATTGAAGTTTTAAATAAAACTCGTGAATTACAAATTATAGAAACTTTAAAAAATTCAGAAACAAAAGAAGAAAAAGGAGACAAAATGGGAAGAATTTATGATGAAAATGTATTAAAGAGAATGCTTAGAAATAAAGCAACTGCAGAAGATTTAGAAGTGTATAATGCTTATACTGGTCAAAAAGAGGGAACACCATCACTTGGGGGGTATTTAGTTCCAGAAACGCAATTAGAAGAATTATACTTATATAAGAGAAGTTTAACTAATTTAGCTTCTTATGTAAATGTAGTTAATGTATCTACTCCAAAAGGTTCAATGCCTTTAGAAGTTTTAGCTACTGATAAATTATCAGATATAACAGAAGGTGAAGCAATTCCTATGAGTTCTGTTAATTTTGGCCAAACAAAATGGGAAACTCACGACTTTGGAGATATGATGGCAGTTACTAATTTCTTATTAGATGATACTAATTATGATTTAATGGGTTACTTAAAAACTAGAATAGGTAAGAAGTCAGTTAATACTTCTAATGCTAAGATAATCGATTTATTAAAAACATTACCAAACCCTATAACTGGAACAAAAGCTACTGGACTTGACACATTAGACGAAGCAATAATAAAAGGTTTAGATCCTGTATTTAGATATGATGGAATAATATTAACTAATCAATCTGGAAGATTATACTTAGAAACTTTAGTTGATAAACAAGGTCGTTCTTTATTATCTGAAAGTTATACTAAACCAGGTGTTAAAGAATTCAGGGGACTTACTTTAGTAGAGGTTTCAGATGAACTATTACCTAATGAAGCTAGTAACTTAACTCCGTTCTTTATAGGAGATATGAAAGCTTTAATAACTAGATTTGAATTAAAAGGACTTGAATTAGCAGTTTCAACAGAAGCAGGATTTACTAATAATACTACTGTTTTAAGAGCGATAGAAAGATTTGATACAAAAATAATAGATAATCAAGCTATGAAGTATGTTAAAATCACTACTAAATAG
- a CDS encoding head maturation protease, ClpP-related has protein sequence MILIQNKSDVAILEVSGDIVSNDYKFYKDDYGFDLTTPIEVKDFFKNNPDKEIRININSNGGDVFSGTAIANMIKEHKGKTTAHIESIGASIASVIAMACDEVKMPKNAYLMIHKPWAYMGGNADDFEKTIELLNKIQNNIEEVYMSKVINGIERKTITKLVNEETWLTGEEASKYFDITLLDELKVLNCTSGIKYDNMPDFLLPKNEVKKVEIPKELKEKIEKLEKM, from the coding sequence ATGATACTGATACAGAATAAAAGTGATGTTGCAATTTTAGAAGTTTCAGGAGATATAGTATCAAATGATTATAAATTCTATAAGGACGATTATGGATTTGATTTAACAACACCTATAGAGGTTAAAGATTTTTTTAAAAATAACCCTGATAAAGAAATTAGAATTAATATAAATTCTAATGGTGGAGACGTATTTTCAGGTACTGCAATAGCTAATATGATTAAAGAGCATAAAGGGAAGACTACGGCACATATTGAAAGTATTGGAGCGAGTATAGCTTCTGTAATAGCAATGGCTTGTGATGAAGTTAAAATGCCTAAAAACGCTTATTTAATGATACATAAGCCGTGGGCCTATATGGGTGGAAATGCGGATGACTTTGAAAAGACTATAGAACTCTTAAACAAAATTCAAAATAATATTGAAGAAGTTTATATGTCTAAAGTTATAAACGGAATTGAAAGAAAAACTATTACTAAGTTAGTAAATGAAGAGACTTGGTTGACAGGAGAAGAAGCTAGTAAGTATTTTGATATTACATTACTAGATGAATTAAAAGTATTAAATTGTACTTCAGGCATTAAATATGATAATATGCCTGATTTTTTATTACCTAAAAATGAGGTTAAAAAGGTTGAGATACCTAAAGAATTAAAAGAAAAAATTGAAAAATTAGAAAAGATGTAG
- a CDS encoding phage portal protein, with translation MGIFSNWFKPKNDGGVDLNSFFGGSNSGSMFNSNPLGDVTYFTCLKILSEALSKLSIHLYDNDNNRIYDHNIIKLLNERPNEFMTPSTFKQVVEFNRNHKGNSYIYIQYKAGKVIGLYPLKSNAVDVVINDTDNVLPKIIYRYNGSKEMFFLPNEIIHLKGGYSEDGLKGKSIVATLKSAFSLSNQSDRLMDKMYQNGLMGKTVVKTSDALNETKRKELIKRLHEMLQDSNNEFVSLPMNTELQTLNVNLNNSQFAELKKYTSNQIAAAFGISPVYLNDYSKSSFSSSEAQNLSFYTDTMLAILKQYEEELNYKLLTEKERDQGLTLRFNLAGVLRGDLKSQSEAIQTLVGNGVYKINEARALLSMPKIEEGDTSIINGSFVKLADIGLAYKGGDSNDTDTE, from the coding sequence ATGGGAATATTTTCAAATTGGTTTAAACCTAAAAATGATGGTGGTGTAGATTTAAATAGTTTCTTTGGTGGGTCAAATTCAGGTAGTATGTTCAATTCAAATCCTTTGGGAGATGTAACATATTTTACTTGTTTAAAAATTTTAAGTGAGGCACTATCTAAATTATCAATACATTTATATGATAATGATAATAATAGAATTTATGATCATAATATTATAAAACTATTAAATGAAAGGCCCAACGAGTTTATGACACCCTCAACCTTTAAACAGGTTGTAGAGTTTAATAGAAATCATAAAGGGAACAGTTATATTTATATTCAATATAAAGCAGGTAAGGTCATTGGTTTATATCCTTTAAAATCAAATGCGGTTGATGTGGTTATAAATGATACTGATAATGTTCTACCTAAAATTATTTATAGATATAACGGTAGCAAAGAAATGTTTTTTTTACCTAATGAAATCATTCATTTAAAAGGTGGATATAGTGAAGATGGTTTAAAAGGGAAATCTATTGTAGCAACTCTTAAAAGTGCCTTTTCATTATCTAATCAAAGTGACAGATTAATGGATAAGATGTATCAAAATGGCTTGATGGGTAAAACTGTTGTAAAAACTTCTGACGCTTTAAATGAAACAAAAAGAAAAGAGTTAATTAAAAGATTACATGAAATGCTTCAAGATAGTAATAATGAGTTTGTGAGTTTACCTATGAATACAGAACTTCAAACTTTAAATGTTAATTTAAATAATTCACAATTTGCAGAGTTGAAAAAGTATACTAGTAATCAAATTGCTGCAGCTTTTGGAATAAGTCCTGTATATTTAAATGATTATTCAAAATCAAGTTTTTCAAGTAGTGAAGCACAGAATTTAAGTTTTTATACTGATACAATGCTAGCTATTTTAAAACAGTATGAAGAAGAACTAAATTATAAATTACTAACTGAAAAAGAGAGAGATCAAGGTTTAACTTTAAGGTTTAATCTTGCGGGAGTTTTAAGAGGTGATTTAAAATCACAATCAGAAGCTATTCAAACTTTAGTAGGTAATGGAGTTTATAAAATAAATGAAGCAAGGGCCTTACTTTCTATGCCTAAAATAGAAGAGGGTGATACCTCTATTATTAATGGAAGTTTTGTAAAACTTGCAGATATAGGGCTTGCTTATAAAGGAGGTGATTCAAATGATACTGATACAGAATAA